The Osmerus eperlanus chromosome 1, fOsmEpe2.1, whole genome shotgun sequence genome includes the window ACCTATGTATGTATCTATGTatgcttctgtctgtctgtacatcTACGGATGTTCTTTTCAAAACTCACGTTTTACAGTAATATGACAGGTGTTGTGCACCTGCTGGTTCACTGCCGAGGTGGTCACACGCATGCTCCTGGCGCCCAACCGCCGTAAGTTCTTCCGCCACCCGCTGAACATGATTGACATCGTGTCCGTGGTGCCCATCTACATCACGCTGGTTTTCGACCTGGCGGCGGGGGGCGATTCGGAGCTGGGAGAGCTGGGACGGCTGGTGCAGGTGCTGAGACTGATGAGGGTTTTCAGGGTGTTGAAGCTGGCCAGACACTCCACGGGCCTGCGCTCCCTGGGCGCTACGCTACGGGTAGGAAACACTAACAGTTGTTCACAACATACCACCCTGACAtactaacacagtaacacaggtaGTGATGCTGTCCAGACACTTCCAGGGTTCTACATTCCACAGCGGGTTGGGAAAGCAAACTACAGCACCGTACTGTGGGGTTTAAATTCATAGGGCAGGTTATGCTAATAAAAAGAATCTGAAAAGCTCATAAAAACCCTTTTGGTTGTTTACCTTTTAAGAACTAAAATAGTTCAAGTAAATTAGTTTGCTTTTCTTGTAAGCTTTGTTTGATACATTTTATGTGCTCGAAACTAATTTGTGAAAACTGTTATGTACAGGTATATGTCCTGCCACTGATGGGGACACTTTATACTGCTACAGTGCTCTGAGAATAGCTAATACTTCtatatcacaaaacatagcGTGGATCATGGATGTTCACTTATCAATGTCTACTATGGCTTTCTCATACACAAGATACATGTACAATATAAGTAACTTGTCTTACCTCACTACTGTAATCAACTCTAAAGTATCATATCACAAAATATCATGTATCTGCATTGGATATGTTTTCACCCAACTTTCAATAAGGACTTCTGCCTTGATTGAGTCAGATTCAAACTTGGAGTGCACCTGTATTTCATAAAGTACGCTAAGTGCATTTAGGTGAACAGCTGTTCCGACTATGAAATGGTGTGCTTACATGGTATCTGTTTTAAGCCAAGTGTATAGGAGCGTGTTACATAATTGATGGGGGATCTTGGAAGGCTTAGTTCTTCTCTGGTATCTCTGCGGAGACTCCCAGAAGAGCAGAGAATTACAGGACGCTATATTCGATCCCAGCCCGACCTCTACTGTCCCGCAATGTCGATATCTGTCTGAGAATGTCTATTTGAAGTAAATGCACTTGAAGTTCACTGTCATTTTATACTACAAAGAAACTGCGGTAGATAAATGAGCCTAGCCGGTCTTTCACTTGCAAAGCCTGAAAGGATTATTCCTCAGTCATAGTATTCCACCTATATATGCTTCTTTAGAAACCCCTAGTCCTTTATATCATGCCTTGCTCTCCATAACCTGTTATACTCTGTCCCAACAACAGTGTTCCTCTATTCTCCATTTTGTGTCCTGTGCAGCACAGTTACCGTGAGGTGGGCATCCTACTGCTGTACCTGGCAGTAGGCGTGTCGGTGTTCTCGGGGATGGCGTACACCGCAGAGTACGAGGAAGACGTCGGCCTCGACACCATACCAGCCTGCTGGTGGTGGGGCACCGTCTCCATGACGACCGTGGGGTACGGGGACGTCGTGCCGGTGACGGTGGCAGGCAAACTGGCAGCAGGCGGCTGCATTCTGGGGGGCACCCTGGTGGTGGCGCTGCccatcaccatcatcttcaACAAGTTCTCCCACTTCTACCGCAAGCAGAAGGCCCTGGAAGCTTCAGTAAGGAACAATAACAGGAAGAGGATCAGGGTCAGGTGTGACaagcatgatgaagaggaggacgacaatgacgaggaagaagaggagggtgatGAGGGGTCTGATGGGGATAGCCGGTGtttagatgaggaggaggaggaagtggaggatgaggaggaggagggaggggtggtaaACTATAGTTATGTGCACTATCCTTCAACTCTGGACAGGAAGAAGGATGTGTATCAACTCTGAGTGTCTCTTTGTACTAGCATTGGGTTTCACTAGAGATATATGACTACTAAGGTAGTGGCACAGTGGACATAAGCTAAAGTAATAAGAATACTAATAATGCATTGATCTCTTTTTCATCTTTCCAAGCATCCAAAAACTTTTACAGTCAACAGTTTATAAACTGTAAAAACCTTTTCGCATCACTTATCTTACAAAGTGATACGGTACCTGCAGCATTGGGCTggtgttcatgtctgtgtgcATCAACAAAGTGACTTTACAGTATAGCAGTGGTGATCTGCAGAAAACAAGCATGCTTGTTGCTAGTTGAGTAGGGATGTGTAGTAGCCCAGGAGACAACGGCCCAAATGAGAACGCACAGCTCAGAGGATTCTTCTTTCTTACGCTGGTAAATGTTGCTGCTTGGCATGTGGAAAGTCAGAGAAAAGAAAGATTATACTGTTGAGCATTGTCTTGCTTTTATGTCAATATAAAACTGGCTAGCAGTAGGGTGTAGTATAGAAGACAAAGGATTCCCTTAAACAACATTTAAAGTTGTTTAAGAGAACTCTACCTCTGCTGTAATTCATGTAAAAGTAGCTAAGTAGCTTTGTACATAGtgtatactgtaggctagcaagcctttaagacaacaacaaaagaagGATCGAGCTATCACTTGAATGTTCCTTCCAGCCTGTCAGATATCTTCCTTGGAGAAGCCTGTCTGCTCCAGCAGCACTGAGCACACACTTCTCCTCTTTCACATCCACTCTACCATAAGATCAAGAACTTATGACTTCTTGCTGATTATGTCGCAAAATAATAGTAGTGGGGCTCATAGAACACGTATTTGAAACTATAAGAAAAACGAAACCTGATGCAACCAGAGTTGGAATCCATTTCATTTCAGTTGCACCAGTTCAGAAATCTTATTCAATTTTTTGATTGAATTACTTTAttgaaaatatttgtattttgtgAAACAACTGCCTGataagatgttttttttttccccatcaTTGAACCTTAATTCTGACGTAATCCCAGTTCCTGAGCTGCAGGGTGACTGCTCTCAGACGGACCCGGGAAAACAGGCCGCCCTGAACGACCTGTCCTATGCATTAGATGAAACTCAAGCTGATGTGGAACGCTTAGCGATTCACTCACAGATTTCATCGTAGGAGTACCACAGGCTCCTCAAAGTGACAGACCTAAGGAAAATACAAGGACGTTTTTGACGTAATTGAGGGTCGTTTGATCAAATGTACAGTCCTCAATGTCTGTCTTTTAAAGGGTTTAACTACATGAACATAGCTAATCGAAACATCATGAAATTGTAATGAAAATAAATTTGCAAACTGTGTTGCACAAAATGCACTGTAATCAAGTAAAGCTAAGGTATACTGTGGAGCAGTTTATAGCCTCCTCTGCATGTCCACTGCCctcatctcaccctcctgttgATACAGGCCATGAATGCCTGTGAGAAAACACTACAGTATATATTTGGCCACCAAGAGCAGAATAAGACCAGATGTGCTTATTTAATGTCAAGTTGTATTTGGACTGAACCAAACCTCAAGACATGTTGAAGGAGATCAGATTCATAGAATGACCCGATTAAAAATTAATCCATGCTATTTTGGTCAATATCAGAGAAGACAGCACAAAGATATCAAAGTTGGAAACGagtccagaacacattgaactGAACACAAGATGACTGTGCTAAAACGGCTCTTTTCTCTATGATTAAGCACACAGTCACTTTAAAGATGAAATCACTTTTGAATCCCTTTTAAAAtctttatttcattttattaaTAGGCAAACAACAAACAATTCAAACTGTGATTTGACCCAGGGATTGAGACAATTCGGTTTCAGTTCAGGTTTTCAGGAGGTGAACTTGTTCATCCTATCAGCTTTAAACTGACTGAAACCAGAGAGATCTCAACTCTGACATCAAAACAAATTCAGGACCTCTGTTGCATAATTTAAGGCATGGATTGTAAGTACATCTCAGTTCATTTTTTTGTCCAAGGAATGAAAAGATGGGTAGCTAATACCAGTTCTTCATTCATTCACATTGCAGAAATCTTCTTTCCAGTGATTGCTACTTCAGTGGGCTTGGATAGGATGAACTAGCCCATCCCACATAATATAACCTGGACACAACTTAACAATGAACTTCAACCCAAATCAAAAATAGATCAATTACTGTACATATACAGAATATCAAACCATATGTTAAACCTTAAGAGGATTTATAAAAATAACTCAATTGTTTCAACTCATAACAAAACCACGATACTATCTGGAGAAGCCACTATTTCAAGGCAAGCACAGAGAAGACCTGTATATGGACAAGATAAGGCAGTACAAATAATTCCCCTTTTTTCAGTAACCTTTTTCCAGAGAAGTGAATTGTGCTTGTCAAATGTAGGCTGGGGAGCAGAGGATCATGGGTAATAAGCCTAGTTGAGTTATCACTGTACACACCTGAGACACGAGGCCCTGAGAGGCTAGTTTGTATAACACTGTCTGGAGTGGCTCCACATAACTATAGATCTATAGAGGGTCTATTAACTGTCTATACAGGGTTTACAGGTTCGAGAGGGAAGTCTGTAGATGGTCTAAAGAGAGTATAGATTGTACAGGCCAAGTAGACAGTTGATAGAGAATCTATAGACGTCTATAGAGGGTCTTTAGAATGTGAACACTCTTGACGAACGCCAAACAAACTCCAACTAGACATCACATTAACTCTATCCACTAGACATCACATTAACTCTATCCACAACCATTTAATTCACAGAGTTACCGTCAGCGGTTTGCGGACAGAATTGGAGTGTCTGAAGATTAGCAACAGGGCCAAACAGAATTGAGTGTAACCCTAGTTTGCACTTATATGTATATTTCAGTACATCAAACAAAAAAAAGCACAAACTTTCCCTGACGCTCCTCTTACTAGTCTGTCTGTAACTACTATCCGAGATAGAAAAACATAACTATAATCCATCTATGCATGGAATAACTGGATGAATACCAAATGTTTTgaacaatataaaaataagtGGGAGCTGCTGTGTGGAATGTTGCCGCGGTGTTTGAGACAGATATAGATATGTCTCTGCGTCTGGTGACGCTGAGGTGAAACAGGGAGGTCAAACACCTGATCAAAGCAGTTCTCTCAAGTCCTTTAAGCCTAAAACGATGTTTgtaacttgtttttttttttattggaactggagacggacacacacacaccccacatttGTCTTCCACTGAGCCATCACTAAATGACTTGCTGAGAAGACGAAGCTCCGTGTTTCTCATAATTGGGATGGGTCCCTTGGGGAAGTGCTTAGCTACTGACATGGAGCTGATGTTGCTGTGGTCTCTACGGTTGCTGCTTTGTCTGGGagttcctgctctcctcccgtGTTCCTTTAGGCAGCCGTGATCAAGATGAGTcacaaataaaatgttttttaaaagtATCGCTGAATAAGTACCAAATCACACATGGGTGATGAGAACAAATTAACAGATTAAATGAGGCACAAAAAGGTACAGTAAATTAGGTAAATGTTTCCCttaaaccgttttttttttccgCTGGTAGGTGATTCAGCTTAAACTGAATCCATGAAAGCCAGGCAAGCTATGCTACAGTGTTAAGTGGACAGACATAAAGCAACACATTGATCAATGCGTACCAATAGAGGAAGGCAAACTAAGAATGTGCAACCACGTCATTGAAGAGGAGGAATACTTTAAAAAGGTCTGACGTGCCCTCAAACGGTCATCTGAATAACTTAATGCAGGAACATGCATGTTTTGGAGTTAAGCGGTTGGGTTCGAGGGAAGTAACTGGCCCAGGAGGCTGGGAACCACAGAGGCATCGAGCTCCAACTGCCCAGTGTCAGGTGACCAAGATCCTACAGAGTCTGGTCTAGTCTCATCTCCAGTCTAGTTCAGACCAGACCCAGTTGAGTCCAGTGCAATCCAACAGTGCCTGTGCTGGGGGGGTTTGGGTGCGTGGGTTAGAAGTTCTGCTGGCGTCGCTTCTTGGCCTCGATGGCGTCCAGGATGGGCCTCCTCTTGGCCTGGTAGCGCTGGCGGATCTCCTCAATCTCCTGCTCCATCTGGGGGTCCAGGGAGGCCAGGCGCACACGCAGGTCCTCCACACTCCACGAACGcatctgcaggacacacacacacacaagcctgttacctacacatacacacacacgagccaTTCATCACAATCTACACACATATCACAATCTCCACACACATGCCTGTTATGTACACCTACACATGAGCACACGATTCATCactatctccacacacacacacacaagcctttatcttcacacacatctcacaatcTCCAAACACTAATTTAAATCTCCATGCACACTCAGTGATGATGATGTGGCAGGCATGGCTCCAGAACTAATTGGAGTGGCAGGCATTGGGTTTCCACAAGGGGGTATTTTTTATAGCTCTCTTATTGAAACATTTATAGCTAAAATAATGGGTGGTGGGGGGCGCAAGTATTCcatttggggaggggggagggcattgAGTGGGGCTACATGAGTGAGGGCTAATAGCTGTTTGGCAGTCAGATACGGTCCTTCTCCCCTCAGGGATCTTACTGGGATGTTTTACCAGCACTCCGCTGCTATTCAGGGAGCAGATCAATGGAGTATATTTGAGACTGGCGTCTCTCCTTCATGGTGGCTTCAGAGCGCCCAGGAGGACTGCATATCCCAGACTCCTCTGCCTTCATTGAACCAGGAAGAGAAGTGCAACACGGGAACAGAGATTGATGcatggatagagagatggaaggacagagagacggaTGGAGCGATGGATAAAAGAAGGAATAGGTAGATcgatggatggatgatggaggggtggatggatagTGGATAAAAGATTGGGTAGATTGGACCGATggatgtctgacaggactgggcAGATAGTTAAGAGTACCCATTTAAGAGATCAAATTAAAGAACACATTTATCCAACTCACTACCTATGATGGCTTTGGTACTGTGGGCATTCTCATCAACATGCAACCGCCCCGGCATGTGTCCCTCATATGGAGACTAGGCTGCCAGCCTGGGGAGAGGGTTTAAACCTCTGCCATGGCCAGTTACTCACAGTACATGAACAGTGTCtctggacagaggagagatgagaggaggcgAGGAACCAAACAGAGATCAGGCAGGGGAGCACCAGGAAGGCCGGCAGACTGGTCATTCTTAACTCAGTCTCATCCATAATTGAGAAGAAGGCTCTCTCCAGATGTTCTACAGCTGCAGCAGGCTCCCTCACACTGCTGGACAAGCTGTCCAGACACAACCCAACTACCTCCATGTTTCCCCTCACAGTCAGGGACGCTCTGGAGAGACTTCCAACTGTCCTTTATAAAAAGCTATTAGACACCAGAGGAcgaacattacattacatttaatcatttagcagacggtcttatccagagccacttacagtaagtacagggacattcccccgaggcaagtagggtgaagtaccttgcccaagaacacaacgtcatttaacatggccgggaatcgaaggcagccttctgattaatagccgatTGGTAAGAAGTCCAAGTCAAGCATTCCAACTACAAGGtgttacacgtacacacagaccccctccacacacacgctaacaatAGCAGCCCTGACAGTTCTATTCCCAGCCTGAGCCGCTCTTGTTCTCTTCATGTAGTCAGTAGGACCATCAAGATGACACTtcaatcgcccccccccccccccccccccccctcgtatcTCATACATAGTGGGATTGTAATACAGCTTGTTTTGACACAACAACAAAGTAAACACGTGAAATAAAGGAAGAAGGAGCCTGAGGGAGATAAAGGGAGctctgctggaggagggggtgggggggtggggggggcaggacgacAAAA containing:
- the si:dkey-43k4.5 gene encoding potassium voltage-gated channel subfamily S member 2, whose protein sequence is MVQESFPGWVQDPEDPLVHVNVGGLKRSLCSSTLRKFPDTRLGRLLACESEEAILQVCDDYDVQQREFYFDRNPGLFPYVLHFYQTGKLHIMEELCVFSFSQEIEYWGINEYFLDSCCSYRYHDRKLESRHRSWDEDSEVSSVDTSVDEISDLNRDMLHFQDVRFGQMKKCLWLTLENPGYSIPSKLFSLLSICVVLTSISTMCINSIPEYQNFDADGKLLDDPTMQTLEVLCTCWFTAEVVTRMLLAPNRRKFFRHPLNMIDIVSVVPIYITLVFDLAAGGDSELGELGRLVQVLRLMRVFRVLKLARHSTGLRSLGATLRHSYREVGILLLYLAVGVSVFSGMAYTAEYEEDVGLDTIPACWWWGTVSMTTVGYGDVVPVTVAGKLAAGGCILGGTLVVALPITIIFNKFSHFYRKQKALEASVRNNNRKRIRVRCDKHDEEEDDNDEEEEEGDEGSDGDSRCLDEEEEEVEDEEEEGGVVNYSYVHYPSTLDRKKDVYQL